One part of the Sorangiineae bacterium MSr11954 genome encodes these proteins:
- a CDS encoding DEAD/DEAH box helicase, producing MPYSGSAAWSNSRGVESVLDRWLKSNIVRPCFCADEHLGGAEAKVVPFPEGLSEPLASALQKRGINALYTHQARAFQLARERTRSHAVVVATPTASGKSLCFHLPMLEALRDDPDARGIYLFPTKALARDQEASLRELMTHAGIATSAIVYDGDTPGDARRAARERSRILLTNPDMLHTGILPHHTNFARTFQNLAYLVIDEMHMYKGVFGSHVANVIRRLLRVAAFHGSRPVLIGATATIGNPREHAARLFGLPEDDVELLAESGAPRGDRRFFLFNPPVVNAELGIRASYVKQAVMLAADLVRAKVPTLIFGHSRNNVEIMLRYLRDKVAPDVDPARIMGYRGGYLPEARREIERALRAGELLAIVATNALELGIDVGELDAVICAGYPGSIAATWQRFGRAGRRGGLSIAVLITSSAPVDQYLAREPGYLLGAPVEEARIDPDNVEIVIQHVKCGAFELPFARGEAYGGLTAEETGEALDFLAQRRVLHETRGTYHWAADAYPANSVSLRSVGWDNVIIVDVARDKAIAEIDWRGSHTMLHEQAIYQHDGECWQVEKFDYENHKAFVRKVEPDYFTDAMTYTNISILEESALGAATSSSDWPSGWGEVSVVEKVVGYKKIKFYTHENAGYGEVFLPEMQMHTTAFWLTIPERICAEIPAGRTAAIDALRGIGIALETVSTLALMCDPRDLGATLGDAHENEDGASLPRKAKGGPTAGYNPTLFLYEHIPGGTGLSQRIFEQRETLLARALRLIERCPCPGGCPACVGPADTEHSRKDVAVDLLRRVVATA from the coding sequence ATGCCGTACTCTGGATCTGCTGCTTGGTCCAACTCGCGGGGGGTCGAATCGGTCCTCGACCGCTGGCTGAAGAGCAACATCGTGCGTCCGTGCTTCTGCGCCGACGAACACCTGGGCGGCGCCGAGGCCAAGGTCGTCCCCTTCCCCGAGGGTCTCTCGGAGCCGCTCGCCTCCGCCCTGCAAAAGCGCGGAATCAATGCGCTCTACACGCATCAAGCGCGCGCGTTCCAGCTGGCCCGAGAGCGCACGCGCTCGCACGCGGTGGTGGTCGCCACCCCCACGGCCAGCGGCAAGAGCCTGTGTTTTCACCTCCCGATGCTCGAGGCCCTGCGCGACGATCCCGACGCGCGCGGCATTTACCTCTTTCCGACCAAGGCGCTGGCGCGCGATCAAGAGGCGAGCTTGCGGGAGCTGATGACCCACGCCGGCATCGCCACCTCCGCCATCGTGTACGACGGCGACACACCGGGCGACGCACGGAGGGCGGCGCGGGAGCGAAGCCGGATCTTGCTCACCAACCCGGACATGCTCCACACCGGCATCCTCCCGCACCACACCAACTTCGCGCGCACGTTCCAGAACCTCGCGTACCTCGTCATCGACGAGATGCACATGTACAAGGGCGTCTTCGGCTCCCACGTGGCCAACGTGATCCGGCGCCTCTTGCGCGTGGCCGCCTTTCATGGCTCGCGCCCCGTCTTGATTGGCGCGACGGCCACCATCGGCAACCCGCGCGAGCACGCCGCGCGCCTCTTCGGCCTGCCGGAGGATGACGTGGAGCTCTTGGCCGAGAGCGGCGCCCCGCGCGGCGACCGGCGCTTCTTTCTCTTCAACCCGCCGGTGGTCAACGCGGAGCTGGGCATCCGCGCCAGCTACGTGAAGCAAGCGGTGATGCTGGCCGCCGATTTGGTGCGTGCCAAGGTCCCCACCCTCATCTTCGGGCACTCGCGCAACAACGTGGAGATCATGCTCCGCTACTTGCGCGACAAGGTCGCGCCCGACGTCGATCCGGCTCGCATCATGGGCTACCGCGGCGGCTATCTGCCGGAGGCGCGCCGCGAGATCGAGCGCGCGCTCCGGGCGGGCGAGCTCTTGGCCATCGTGGCCACCAACGCCCTGGAGCTCGGGATCGACGTGGGCGAGCTCGACGCGGTCATCTGCGCCGGCTACCCCGGTTCCATCGCCGCAACCTGGCAGCGCTTCGGGCGCGCGGGCCGGCGCGGCGGGCTATCCATCGCGGTGCTCATCACCTCGAGCGCGCCGGTGGATCAGTACCTGGCGCGCGAGCCGGGGTACCTGCTGGGCGCACCGGTGGAGGAGGCGCGCATCGATCCGGACAACGTGGAGATCGTGATCCAGCACGTGAAGTGCGGCGCCTTCGAGCTCCCCTTTGCGCGCGGGGAGGCTTACGGGGGGCTCACCGCGGAGGAGACGGGCGAGGCGCTCGACTTCCTCGCCCAGCGCCGGGTGCTGCACGAGACGCGCGGCACGTACCATTGGGCCGCCGACGCGTACCCGGCCAACAGCGTGTCCCTTCGCAGCGTGGGGTGGGACAACGTGATCATCGTCGACGTGGCGCGCGATAAGGCCATCGCGGAGATCGACTGGCGCGGCTCGCACACGATGCTGCACGAGCAGGCGATCTACCAGCACGACGGCGAGTGCTGGCAGGTGGAGAAGTTCGACTACGAGAACCACAAGGCGTTCGTGCGCAAAGTGGAGCCGGACTACTTCACCGACGCCATGACCTATACGAACATCTCCATCCTCGAGGAGAGCGCGCTCGGCGCCGCCACCAGCTCGTCCGACTGGCCCAGCGGCTGGGGCGAGGTGAGCGTGGTCGAGAAGGTGGTCGGCTACAAAAAGATCAAGTTCTACACGCACGAGAACGCCGGCTACGGCGAGGTGTTCCTGCCCGAAATGCAGATGCACACCACGGCGTTTTGGCTCACCATCCCCGAGCGCATCTGCGCCGAGATCCCCGCCGGGCGCACCGCCGCCATCGACGCCTTGCGCGGCATCGGCATCGCGCTGGAGACCGTATCGACCTTGGCCCTCATGTGCGATCCGCGCGATCTGGGCGCGACCCTCGGCGATGCCCACGAGAACGAAGACGGCGCGTCGCTGCCGCGAAAGGCGAAGGGCGGCCCCACGGCGGGCTACAACCCGACCCTCTTCCTCTACGAGCACATCCCCGGCGGCACCGGCCTCTCGCAGCGCATCTTCGAGCAGCGCGAGACGTTGCTCGCGCGGGCCCTCCGCCTCATCGAACGCTGCCCCTGCCCGGGCGGCTGCCCCGCCTGCGTGGGCCCCGCCGACACGGAGCACTCGCGCAAAGACGTGGCCGTGGATCTGCTGCGGCGGGTGGTGGCGACGGCGTGA
- a CDS encoding prolipoprotein diacylglyceryl transferase yields MRPELFNLFGVGFPAYFTLLTTGFLVATAFAVLWARRIGENTDAMVDLGIAMLIAGVAGGRLLHVFADGYFWDYVHLCTNPAAVDWPLGKAECLSTYGGTWDAARQVCHPQEADCFAWAKFWAGGYAYYGGLILASVVAWFLMKRDRFPFWKAADMAGFAVPVGLGFGRMGCLLAGCCYGVRTEVPWGLSFPPRSPASEGQHKAGLLRSAAEWSHSVHPTQIYESAAAFAIAAFCLLYVHPRKKYDGQVFAAFLVLYAVARFIIEFWRDDDRGGLLGLSTSQLLGIGMVLIAAAIAAHRSSRARLWLRAVGH; encoded by the coding sequence ATGCGACCCGAGCTCTTCAATCTGTTCGGCGTCGGGTTCCCTGCTTATTTCACGTTGCTCACCACCGGCTTTTTGGTGGCCACCGCCTTTGCGGTGCTGTGGGCGCGGCGCATCGGTGAGAACACCGACGCCATGGTCGATCTGGGCATCGCCATGCTCATCGCGGGGGTGGCGGGCGGCAGGCTTTTGCACGTCTTCGCCGATGGGTACTTTTGGGACTACGTGCACCTGTGCACCAACCCCGCCGCGGTGGATTGGCCGCTCGGCAAGGCGGAGTGCCTCTCCACGTACGGCGGCACCTGGGACGCGGCCCGGCAGGTTTGCCATCCGCAGGAGGCCGACTGCTTTGCGTGGGCGAAGTTCTGGGCCGGCGGCTACGCGTACTATGGTGGGCTCATCCTCGCCTCGGTGGTGGCGTGGTTTCTCATGAAGCGCGATCGCTTTCCGTTTTGGAAGGCCGCCGATATGGCCGGCTTCGCGGTGCCCGTCGGGCTCGGCTTCGGGCGCATGGGGTGCTTGCTCGCGGGGTGCTGCTACGGCGTTCGAACCGAGGTGCCGTGGGGGCTCTCGTTTCCGCCGCGCAGCCCGGCGAGCGAAGGGCAGCACAAGGCCGGCTTGCTCCGCTCGGCCGCGGAGTGGAGCCATTCCGTGCATCCTACACAGATCTACGAATCGGCGGCGGCGTTCGCCATCGCGGCGTTTTGCCTCCTTTACGTGCACCCGCGAAAGAAGTACGACGGCCAAGTCTTCGCGGCATTCCTCGTGCTGTACGCGGTGGCGCGCTTTATCATCGAGTTCTGGCGCGATGACGATCGAGGCGGTCTGCTCGGTCTCTCCACGTCCCAGCTTCTGGGCATCGGTATGGTTCTCATCGCCGCCGCCATCGCGGCGCATCGGTCCTCGCGCGCGCGGCTCTGGCTCCGCGCGGTCGGGCACTAG
- a CDS encoding cyclase family protein, producing the protein MGIEVNHDTPAYGHRTFQVFMTQPETPAGKTIGPNKLTYNDEMIKGWMGVGTQLNGLGHVGVDNVYYNGNREVDFVTVHGVKKLGLEKVPPIVTRGVLLDMAAHFGTDLVREGTSFGAAAIEAVARKQNVQLRKGDVVLFHTGWLGLIGKDDKRFLAGGPGIDREAARYLAAKGVVAVGADTWALEVVPAEPGAGTFEVNQFLIAKKGIYVLENIQTAALAKDKAYEFLFVLGHPKYTGTTQAIINPVAIR; encoded by the coding sequence TTGGGCATCGAGGTCAACCACGATACGCCGGCCTACGGGCACCGGACCTTTCAGGTGTTCATGACGCAGCCCGAGACGCCGGCCGGCAAGACCATCGGGCCGAACAAGCTCACCTACAACGACGAGATGATCAAAGGGTGGATGGGCGTGGGGACGCAGCTCAATGGCCTCGGCCACGTCGGCGTCGACAACGTCTATTACAACGGGAACAGAGAGGTGGACTTCGTCACCGTCCACGGCGTCAAGAAGCTCGGTCTGGAGAAAGTTCCGCCCATCGTGACCCGCGGTGTGCTCCTCGACATGGCCGCGCACTTCGGAACGGACCTCGTCCGCGAAGGGACGTCGTTCGGGGCGGCCGCGATCGAGGCCGTCGCCCGAAAGCAAAACGTGCAGCTGCGAAAGGGCGACGTCGTGCTCTTTCACACGGGCTGGCTGGGCCTCATCGGCAAGGACGACAAGCGATTCCTGGCAGGCGGACCGGGCATCGACCGCGAAGCCGCCCGGTATCTGGCGGCCAAAGGCGTGGTGGCCGTCGGCGCGGATACGTGGGCCCTCGAGGTGGTGCCCGCCGAGCCGGGCGCCGGCACCTTCGAGGTGAATCAGTTCCTCATCGCCAAGAAGGGCATCTATGTGCTGGAGAACATCCAGACCGCGGCGCTGGCCAAGGACAAAGCGTACGAGTTCCTCTTCGTGCTCGGACACCCCAAGTACACGGGTACGACGCAGGCGATCATCAACCCGGTCGCCATTCGCTGA
- a CDS encoding ParB/RepB/Spo0J family partition protein, protein MTEKSVTSPPKRALGRGLDALLPVAQPPARGYGDKSVFLCALEKLTPQKGQPRRVFEKEALEELAASIKEHGLLEPLVVRRVDASDQFEIIAGERRWRASQKAGLHEVLVVVKDVSPAAAFELALIENVQREDLNAIELAEALARLVQEHGYTQESLAERLGKDRTTIANSLRLMKLPTRVRDQVIDGTLSEGHARALLGIVDAPAMERLSEKVIRGRLSVRATEALVRKEKSSGGSGAAAAGANGKKAAADAAPAKSSAVRDLEARLTRKLGTKVEVRDQGNKGEIVVPYADLDALDRILDKLMGT, encoded by the coding sequence ATGACTGAAAAAAGCGTCACCTCGCCGCCGAAGCGCGCCCTGGGCCGCGGGCTCGACGCGCTCTTGCCCGTGGCCCAGCCCCCCGCCCGCGGCTACGGCGACAAGAGCGTCTTTCTCTGCGCGCTCGAAAAGCTCACGCCCCAAAAGGGCCAGCCGCGCCGCGTATTCGAAAAAGAGGCGCTCGAGGAGCTCGCCGCCTCGATCAAAGAGCACGGGCTGCTCGAACCTCTGGTCGTTCGCCGGGTGGACGCGAGCGATCAGTTCGAAATCATCGCCGGCGAGCGCCGGTGGCGGGCCTCGCAAAAGGCCGGTCTGCACGAAGTGCTGGTGGTGGTCAAAGACGTCTCGCCCGCGGCCGCCTTCGAGCTGGCGCTCATCGAGAACGTGCAGCGCGAGGATCTGAACGCGATCGAGCTCGCCGAGGCGCTGGCGCGGCTGGTTCAGGAGCACGGGTATACGCAGGAGTCGCTGGCCGAGCGCCTGGGGAAGGATCGAACGACGATCGCCAACAGCTTGCGGCTGATGAAGTTGCCGACGCGGGTGCGCGATCAGGTCATCGACGGCACGTTGAGCGAGGGGCATGCGCGGGCGCTGCTCGGCATCGTCGATGCGCCGGCCATGGAGCGGCTCTCGGAGAAGGTGATTCGCGGGCGTCTGAGCGTGCGGGCCACCGAGGCGCTGGTGCGCAAGGAGAAGTCGTCGGGCGGGTCGGGTGCCGCGGCGGCCGGCGCAAATGGCAAGAAGGCGGCGGCGGATGCTGCGCCGGCGAAGAGCAGCGCCGTGCGGGATCTCGAGGCGCGGCTGACGCGCAAGCTGGGGACCAAAGTCGAGGTCCGGGATCAGGGGAACAAGGGGGAGATTGTCGTTCCGTATGCGGATTTGGATGCGCTGGATCGGATTTTGGACAAATTGATGGGGACGTAG
- a CDS encoding transcriptional repressor has protein sequence MRETRVCLPPRPLTRSIFGHSLKAVLPDVVDLLRDHGIQPSAQRVAVAKYVLRTDEHPSADQVWHNVRRGFPMLSRATVYNTLNLFVEKGLLREFILAEGRLVYDPKTERHHHFIDETTGTIHDVPWDAVNVSGAETLGGFQVRDYQVVMRGQKLPPSQG, from the coding sequence ATGCGGGAGACCAGGGTCTGTCTTCCCCCTCGGCCATTGACTCGGTCGATTTTTGGACACAGTCTAAAGGCAGTGCTCCCCGATGTCGTCGACCTGTTACGCGATCATGGCATCCAGCCATCGGCCCAACGTGTGGCCGTCGCAAAATACGTTCTTCGGACCGATGAGCATCCGTCGGCGGACCAAGTTTGGCACAACGTGCGGCGCGGCTTCCCCATGTTGAGCCGGGCAACCGTCTACAACACGCTCAATTTGTTCGTGGAAAAAGGGCTCCTGCGGGAGTTCATCCTGGCGGAAGGCCGCCTCGTCTACGATCCCAAGACCGAGCGGCACCACCACTTCATCGACGAAACCACGGGCACCATTCACGACGTCCCATGGGATGCGGTGAACGTCTCCGGCGCCGAGACCTTGGGCGGCTTTCAGGTGCGCGACTACCAAGTGGTCATGCGCGGACAGAAGCTGCCACCCTCGCAGGGCTAG
- the folD gene encoding bifunctional methylenetetrahydrofolate dehydrogenase/methenyltetrahydrofolate cyclohydrolase FolD, translating into MAARILDGKALAETVRAEVRVSVDAFKAKYGRAPGLEVILVGDDPASQVYTRNKEKASNEVGMRGRLHVLPAATPEDEVLALVQRLNADEATDGILVQLPLPKGLREQRILDAVSPAKDVDGFHPINAGLLASGRPGLVPCTPRGCMRLLALAGATLKGARAVVVGRSNIVGKPVAQLLLAEHATVTIAHSRTEDLAAVCREADILVAAVGKADLIRGDFVKPGAIVIDVGMNRIDAGNGKTKLVGDVTFAEAAEVASAITPVPGGVGPMTIAYLLENTVTAATARMEKR; encoded by the coding sequence GTGGCAGCGCGAATTCTAGACGGGAAGGCACTTGCAGAGACGGTGAGGGCGGAGGTTCGCGTCTCCGTCGATGCGTTCAAGGCAAAGTACGGCCGCGCGCCGGGGCTCGAGGTCATCTTGGTGGGCGACGATCCGGCCAGCCAGGTGTACACGCGCAACAAGGAGAAGGCGTCGAACGAGGTCGGCATGCGCGGGCGGCTGCACGTGCTCCCCGCCGCGACCCCCGAAGACGAGGTGCTCGCGCTCGTGCAGCGGCTCAACGCGGACGAGGCCACCGATGGCATCCTGGTGCAGCTCCCGCTCCCCAAGGGGCTGCGCGAGCAGCGCATTCTGGACGCGGTCTCCCCCGCCAAAGACGTCGACGGGTTTCACCCCATCAACGCTGGCCTCCTCGCCTCCGGCCGCCCGGGTCTGGTTCCCTGTACGCCGCGCGGGTGCATGCGTCTGCTCGCGCTCGCAGGCGCGACCCTCAAAGGCGCTCGCGCCGTGGTCGTTGGGCGGAGCAACATCGTCGGCAAGCCCGTCGCCCAGCTGCTCCTGGCGGAGCACGCCACCGTGACCATCGCGCACTCGCGCACCGAGGACCTCGCCGCCGTCTGCCGCGAGGCCGACATTCTCGTCGCCGCTGTCGGTAAAGCCGATCTGATCCGCGGCGACTTCGTCAAACCCGGCGCCATCGTCATCGACGTGGGCATGAACCGCATCGACGCCGGCAATGGCAAGACGAAGCTCGTCGGCGATGTGACATTCGCCGAGGCCGCCGAAGTGGCGTCGGCCATCACCCCGGTGCCGGGCGGCGTGGGGCCGATGACCATCGCGTACTTGCTGGAGAACACCGTCACGGCCGCCACCGCGCGCATGGAAAAGCGGTAG
- the lspA gene encoding signal peptidase II, which yields MGNETTTTDPIQASDSPAEPSAPAPDPMIQAGHTATAPLSSLPAPDVPRLGAPFGSSGIIPGAEGSGSPSYAFLCIVSIISLFADVSTKLWAERTLDGYPGIIHVWENHIAFILAKNRGGAWGLLQSTSENVRRPFFLLVSAAAIAFIVTLYRRLQPRQRALKWGLPLVLGGALGNVFDRIRYGHVIDFIDVHVVYKGQDHHWPTFNVADIAICVGVALMAIDMFAARRPRLAPIDPIFITPPPEPALPESPEASASPEAPPGEGEPPAPEAGQQAPHESKPAD from the coding sequence ATGGGAAACGAAACCACTACCACCGACCCCATCCAAGCCAGCGATTCCCCGGCCGAGCCGAGCGCGCCCGCACCCGACCCCATGATTCAAGCGGGGCACACCGCGACGGCGCCGCTGTCTTCCTTGCCCGCGCCGGACGTTCCGCGGTTGGGGGCTCCTTTTGGCTCATCGGGGATCATCCCCGGGGCGGAGGGGAGCGGTTCGCCGTCCTACGCCTTTCTCTGCATCGTGTCGATCATCTCGCTGTTCGCGGATGTCTCGACCAAGCTCTGGGCAGAGCGCACGCTCGACGGCTATCCGGGCATCATCCACGTCTGGGAGAACCACATCGCCTTCATCCTCGCCAAGAACCGAGGCGGCGCATGGGGGCTCCTTCAGTCCACCAGCGAGAACGTCCGCCGGCCGTTCTTTCTGTTGGTCTCCGCCGCGGCCATCGCGTTCATCGTCACGCTCTACCGCAGGCTCCAGCCGCGGCAGCGCGCGCTCAAGTGGGGGCTCCCGCTGGTCCTCGGCGGCGCGCTGGGGAACGTGTTCGACCGCATTCGCTATGGGCACGTCATCGACTTCATCGACGTGCACGTGGTCTACAAAGGCCAGGATCACCACTGGCCGACCTTCAACGTGGCCGACATCGCCATCTGCGTCGGCGTGGCCTTGATGGCCATCGACATGTTCGCCGCCCGCCGCCCGCGCCTCGCGCCCATCGATCCGATTTTCATCACGCCGCCGCCCGAGCCCGCGTTGCCCGAATCGCCCGAGGCATCGGCGTCGCCCGAGGCGCCGCCGGGTGAGGGGGAGCCACCCGCGCCGGAGGCCGGACAGCAGGCGCCGCACGAGTCCAAACCGGCCGACTGA